From a single Leptospira levettii genomic region:
- a CDS encoding LIC_10421 family protein — translation MKKLISILLVLASTSLFALSELENLMIKEANSPESKQAARSYLNAMAKEKEENAKRHEKMAGNKGGKAVSEAKFKEHCLNLAKEFRAEAEEYKKAADALK, via the coding sequence ATGAAAAAACTTATTTCCATTTTACTCGTGTTAGCTTCCACTTCGCTATTTGCGTTATCTGAATTAGAGAATTTGATGATAAAAGAGGCAAATTCCCCAGAAAGTAAACAAGCTGCACGTTCTTACTTAAATGCAATGGCAAAAGAAAAAGAAGAAAATGCAAAACGCCACGAAAAGATGGCAGGCAATAAAGGCGGGAAAGCAGTTTCCGAAGCAAAATTCAAAGAACATTGTTTGAATCTTGCAAAAGAGTTCCGTGCTGAAGCTGAAGAATACAAAAAAGCAGCAGATGCTTTAAAATAA
- a CDS encoding type I phosphomannose isomerase catalytic subunit, whose amino-acid sequence MERIPKIVFLSPIYKEKIWGGRKLESKMGRSIPEGLIGESWEVSVYGSDVSKIQNPEFSNLPLTELIKKAPNEVLGKPFSNSGLPLLVKVIDAKEKLSVQVHPNDDYALKYDPQSNGKKECWYVLSADPGAELVVGFDIHTNRNEYEALVKENLGESVLKKWKVKPGDVFLLNPGTIHAIGGGVLLLEVQQSSDSTYRVYDYGRIGDDGKPRELHLEKAFSVLNFAKSIGDEKLKKELITYHPFPRYLFTSNDKFRLESWEFNQAQNFTFTPLSDPVCFGIFFTVSGSIYFPELNRSVGTGETFFVTASGFSETIHATVTPGTKLAFMSSGTDTVKYQ is encoded by the coding sequence ATGGAGAGGATTCCAAAAATCGTATTTCTATCCCCAATTTATAAAGAAAAAATTTGGGGTGGTCGGAAATTGGAATCAAAAATGGGACGAAGTATCCCGGAAGGATTGATTGGAGAATCATGGGAAGTTTCCGTTTATGGTTCTGATGTTTCCAAAATCCAAAATCCAGAATTTTCAAATCTTCCACTCACCGAACTCATCAAAAAAGCACCAAACGAAGTATTAGGAAAACCATTTTCCAATTCAGGTTTACCCCTACTCGTAAAAGTCATTGATGCAAAAGAAAAACTGTCTGTCCAGGTTCACCCAAACGATGATTATGCGCTCAAATATGATCCGCAGTCCAATGGTAAAAAAGAATGTTGGTATGTTTTATCAGCAGATCCTGGGGCCGAACTCGTTGTAGGATTTGACATTCACACAAACCGAAATGAATATGAAGCACTTGTAAAAGAAAACTTAGGAGAATCTGTTCTTAAAAAATGGAAAGTAAAACCTGGTGATGTATTCCTTCTAAATCCAGGGACCATACACGCGATAGGCGGTGGTGTTTTACTTTTAGAAGTGCAACAATCTTCTGACTCAACTTACCGAGTTTATGATTACGGAAGAATTGGTGACGATGGCAAACCCAGAGAATTACATTTAGAAAAGGCCTTCTCCGTATTGAATTTTGCAAAATCAATTGGAGATGAAAAACTTAAAAAAGAACTAATTACTTATCATCCTTTTCCTAGATATCTATTCACTTCAAATGACAAATTCAGACTTGAATCTTGGGAGTTTAACCAAGCGCAAAACTTCACCTTTACTCCGTTATCTGATCCAGTATGTTTTGGCATTTTTTTCACTGTTTCTGGATCCATTTATTTTCCAGAACTAAATCGTTCAGTTGGAACTGGAGAAACGTTTTTTGTGACTGCTTCCGGTTTTTCTGAGACGATTCATGCAACTGTAACCCCTGGGACAAAACTTGCTTTTATGTCCAGTGGCACCGATACTGTAAAATATCAATAA
- a CDS encoding DnaJ domain-containing protein, translating to MPPQNNNLYEVLEIPFGATTEEIKSSFRRLAKLYHPDNPITGSYAKFQSIHFAYQTLTGDSRKHYDDEFKKNYAKAFLKRKLEEHPIVLPVSRVRFTTGIIDLAKRGLMRKGFRNKDRRKVTGIDYDLVIDLKESETVRPVIAVIPLTVRIVCRDCMGSDPHCPACNGRGSYKGYRKLNVEFPVSTLIPSKIFEFDLSKFRPDSFTHFKKKILRVKLLIHKNIPLRTKTAV from the coding sequence ATGCCACCGCAAAACAATAATTTATACGAAGTATTAGAAATCCCTTTTGGAGCTACGACGGAAGAAATTAAATCTTCTTTCCGTCGTCTCGCCAAACTATACCACCCCGACAATCCGATCACTGGCTCCTATGCCAAGTTCCAATCCATTCATTTTGCATACCAAACTCTTACTGGTGATTCACGAAAACACTATGATGATGAGTTCAAAAAAAATTACGCAAAAGCTTTTTTAAAACGCAAACTGGAAGAACATCCCATTGTGTTACCAGTCTCACGTGTAAGATTTACAACTGGGATCATTGACCTTGCCAAACGTGGCCTTATGAGAAAGGGTTTTCGCAATAAAGATCGTAGAAAAGTCACGGGCATTGATTATGATCTCGTGATCGATCTAAAAGAATCGGAAACGGTACGACCTGTAATTGCCGTGATCCCACTTACCGTTCGGATTGTATGCCGAGATTGTATGGGAAGTGACCCACATTGTCCTGCGTGTAATGGCCGAGGGAGTTATAAAGGGTATCGAAAACTAAATGTAGAATTTCCAGTTTCGACTCTCATCCCATCCAAAATCTTTGAATTTGATCTTTCCAAATTTCGTCCTGATTCTTTCACACATTTTAAGAAAAAAATCCTAAGGGTGAAACTTCTCATCCATAAAAATATCCCTTTACGGACAAAGACCGCTGTCTAA
- a CDS encoding LIC_12936 family protein translates to MRTSFVLIFTFLFTVGLFAADEKNEPVSQADSHKLNPDGSIALIPYNAKQQQKIDRIGKEVDDYHAMINEKIKFLSFEKKIKDSRYGQVSSAREIHLPYEPRYVMHSRFVMKLKGGGGAEGGGFSLDELSFWSRKSLTDKGKDPVTTYRELKNNTAGGVKGLILSVRTVTNADDNTLNYELEKIQSPWERIRLATAYRDRLREVARNIDRYIQAKGNLETRMVSESVMEISVSGDFEEP, encoded by the coding sequence ATGCGTACCTCGTTTGTCTTAATTTTTACCTTCCTCTTCACCGTTGGTCTTTTTGCCGCGGATGAAAAAAATGAACCTGTGAGCCAAGCAGATTCCCACAAATTGAATCCAGATGGAAGCATCGCTCTCATCCCGTATAATGCTAAACAGCAACAAAAAATCGATCGTATTGGTAAGGAAGTGGATGATTACCACGCCATGATCAATGAGAAGATCAAGTTCCTTAGTTTTGAGAAAAAAATCAAAGACAGTCGGTATGGTCAAGTTTCGAGCGCACGTGAAATCCACTTACCTTATGAGCCACGTTATGTGATGCACAGCCGTTTTGTAATGAAACTAAAAGGTGGCGGTGGTGCTGAAGGTGGTGGTTTTTCCCTTGATGAACTATCCTTTTGGTCACGTAAGTCATTAACAGATAAAGGAAAAGACCCAGTCACAACCTACCGCGAACTCAAAAACAATACAGCTGGTGGTGTTAAGGGACTCATTCTTTCCGTACGCACTGTCACAAATGCTGACGACAACACTCTCAATTATGAATTGGAAAAAATCCAAAGCCCTTGGGAAAGAATTCGATTAGCGACTGCTTACCGTGACAGGCTCCGTGAAGTGGCAAGAAATATTGATCGTTACATCCAAGCAAAAGGAAATCTCGAAACTAGAATGGTTTCTGAATCCGTAATGGAAATCTCTGTGAGTGGAGATTTCGAAGAGCCGTAG
- a CDS encoding STAS domain-containing protein — protein MEINLKKNADAFVISISGSLDIYTSLDFKNFLETNIPNQPTSNLHVIINLEKLNYIDSSGIGMLIKQLNYVQELQGKFSIANMKPAIEKVFKVAGLTSYFQTIGEDEYREKYAV, from the coding sequence ATGGAAATAAATCTGAAAAAGAATGCAGACGCTTTTGTGATCAGCATTTCCGGAAGTTTGGACATTTACACTTCCTTGGATTTTAAAAACTTCCTAGAAACCAATATCCCAAACCAACCAACTTCTAACCTCCACGTCATCATCAATTTAGAGAAATTGAACTACATTGACTCGTCTGGGATTGGAATGCTCATCAAACAGCTGAATTATGTCCAAGAATTGCAAGGGAAGTTCTCCATTGCCAATATGAAACCAGCAATTGAGAAGGTGTTTAAGGTAGCAGGTCTTACCAGTTACTTCCAAACCATTGGGGAAGACGAATACCGCGAAAAATACGCGGTATAA
- a CDS encoding LIC10729 family protein, whose translation MLPLKLRILLFTAIFLSTSGALPADDSKIPKQEFGLEEGLLPEDISTFPELKTWAIYQSYELEPDGPYLGLQDSICRMVPESGLRFLLEKPSDTKSTVYLYLDLTMYKPLKGSKFKPRKLQIFVNGKPKRAILTERTKGFQNPVEIPLEPSEYPDGKIYVDLVPSQNSVGRFWGIWDAFVVENRLDEKD comes from the coding sequence GTGCTACCATTGAAACTACGAATCCTTCTCTTTACGGCAATCTTTTTATCAACGAGTGGTGCACTCCCTGCAGACGATTCGAAAATTCCCAAACAAGAATTTGGATTGGAGGAAGGATTATTACCGGAAGACATTTCTACCTTTCCCGAGTTGAAAACCTGGGCCATTTACCAGTCCTATGAATTAGAACCAGATGGTCCCTACCTGGGATTACAAGATTCCATTTGCCGGATGGTGCCCGAGTCGGGACTTCGTTTTCTTTTAGAAAAACCAAGTGATACAAAATCCACAGTGTATCTGTATTTGGACTTAACGATGTACAAACCACTGAAAGGTTCGAAGTTCAAACCTAGAAAATTACAAATTTTTGTGAATGGAAAACCCAAACGTGCCATCCTGACAGAACGTACCAAAGGTTTCCAGAATCCTGTGGAAATCCCACTCGAACCTTCTGAATACCCAGATGGCAAAATTTACGTCGATTTAGTGCCGAGCCAAAACTCAGTAGGCCGTTTTTGGGGGATTTGGGATGCGTTTGTTGTGGAAAACCGTTTGGACGAGAAAGATTGA
- a CDS encoding bifunctional riboflavin kinase/FAD synthetase yields MKIIRSLESIQNEFQQGSSLTLGNFDGIHVGHQTLLLRTVEKAKELGIPSVVVTYYPNPAVVLGKKPNFKYLSSEKEKEELIRGFGIDYLIVLDFTISLSKMSAEDFLEKIMIQTLHAKHIVIGYNHFFGAERRGDFTLLDFHKANYGYAVELREAVLKKDSKISSSLIRGFLDKGEMEEAKILLGRNYHISGTVVEGAKRGRTIGFPTANLQVPSDKLLPSVGVYACFVKFDGKDHKGMVNIGFNPTFDGLGLHVEVNIFDFDGNLYGKEIELEMVKKIREEQKFDGIDALKNQLNKDKETSLLVLQL; encoded by the coding sequence TTGAAAATTATTCGCTCTTTAGAATCGATCCAAAATGAATTCCAACAAGGCTCTTCTTTGACACTTGGAAATTTCGACGGAATCCATGTGGGCCACCAAACACTTTTGTTACGGACTGTGGAAAAAGCCAAGGAACTTGGGATTCCTTCGGTTGTGGTTACCTATTATCCAAACCCAGCAGTTGTGCTTGGGAAAAAACCAAATTTTAAATACCTTTCCTCTGAAAAAGAAAAAGAGGAACTCATCCGTGGGTTTGGGATTGATTACCTCATCGTTTTAGATTTTACCATCTCACTTTCGAAAATGTCTGCAGAAGACTTTTTAGAAAAAATCATGATCCAAACTTTACATGCCAAACACATTGTGATTGGTTATAACCATTTTTTTGGAGCTGAAAGAAGGGGAGATTTTACACTTCTTGATTTTCACAAAGCTAATTATGGTTATGCGGTTGAGTTAAGAGAAGCAGTTTTAAAAAAAGACAGTAAAATTTCATCCTCTTTGATTCGAGGTTTTCTCGACAAAGGAGAAATGGAAGAAGCAAAGATTTTACTCGGACGAAATTATCATATCTCTGGCACAGTGGTGGAAGGTGCCAAACGGGGACGTACAATTGGATTTCCAACGGCAAACCTCCAAGTTCCAAGTGATAAACTTTTACCTTCGGTAGGTGTGTATGCTTGTTTTGTTAAGTTTGATGGAAAAGATCACAAAGGAATGGTAAACATTGGTTTCAATCCCACCTTTGATGGGTTAGGTTTGCATGTAGAAGTAAACATCTTTGATTTTGATGGAAATTTATACGGCAAAGAAATTGAATTGGAAATGGTAAAAAAAATCCGAGAAGAACAAAAGTTTGATGGGATTGATGCTCTAAAGAACCAACTCAATAAAGACAAAGAAACTAGTTTATTGGTTTTGCAGTTATAA
- the rodA gene encoding rod shape-determining protein RodA, with product MADRNTEKLDYFLIFSVVLVAMAGVLTLYTQEANTADGLGRWYKQFSFVFVGLIAMWFMSRINYQLIGSYALFIYLFSIFLLIITLIPGIGYLPSGRGARSWLKLGPITLQASEFSKLATVILLGQYLVMKEKEMHKITVLIIPFIICLVPMLFIILQPDFGTAVSFLPMLFTMLYLGGADILHVGSLLTFGGISLMVPMYLAYSQLTLVQPLIDLLRKDNKTELVSLVNQLQGKIWLILDGKKVSGLTLPGIENPKNLQMIREAAEIVKDEYASIGYKILSNEAFMFGLGGTLTLISLVMIFIRIARGSRHLRNYYITIGILGLSVLSAIAVHKSIPFRENQVIRLTAFLNPDQFKQGAGYQLRASKPAVGSGKVFGKGLFHGEMTEGRIPHVPESGTDFIFASWAEQTGFFGSVLLLFFLMSIPLRGLQISFESKDRFGSLLAAGIVAMIFFHIAINVGIVIGLLPVTGVPLTFMSYGGSHLVMAMTAVGIILSIKKRKFAN from the coding sequence ATGGCTGATCGTAATACAGAAAAACTCGATTATTTTTTAATCTTCTCCGTTGTGTTAGTTGCGATGGCGGGAGTTCTCACTCTTTACACGCAAGAAGCTAATACAGCAGATGGACTTGGTCGTTGGTACAAACAATTTTCCTTTGTGTTTGTGGGACTCATTGCAATGTGGTTTATGTCGAGGATCAATTACCAATTGATTGGTTCCTATGCTCTTTTCATTTACCTATTTTCCATTTTCCTTCTCATCATTACACTCATCCCTGGGATTGGTTACCTACCATCTGGACGTGGTGCCAGATCTTGGTTAAAACTGGGTCCCATCACTCTCCAAGCATCTGAATTTTCAAAATTGGCAACTGTGATTTTACTCGGCCAGTACTTAGTGATGAAAGAAAAGGAAATGCACAAAATTACAGTATTGATCATTCCGTTTATCATTTGTTTGGTTCCGATGTTATTCATCATTTTACAGCCAGACTTTGGAACTGCAGTTTCCTTTTTACCAATGTTATTTACTATGTTGTACTTAGGTGGGGCCGATATCCTACATGTTGGATCACTACTCACTTTCGGTGGAATTTCCCTTATGGTTCCCATGTACTTAGCATACTCACAACTGACACTTGTTCAACCACTCATTGACTTATTGCGTAAAGACAACAAAACAGAACTTGTATCACTTGTGAACCAACTCCAAGGAAAAATTTGGCTGATTTTAGATGGAAAAAAAGTATCGGGTCTCACTCTTCCAGGAATAGAGAATCCAAAAAACTTACAAATGATACGTGAAGCAGCAGAAATTGTAAAAGATGAATACGCAAGTATTGGATATAAAATTTTATCCAATGAAGCATTTATGTTTGGTCTCGGCGGTACATTAACACTCATTAGTTTAGTGATGATTTTTATACGGATTGCACGTGGTTCGCGTCATCTTAGAAATTATTATATCACCATTGGTATCCTTGGGCTTTCTGTTCTTTCTGCGATTGCGGTTCACAAATCGATTCCTTTCCGAGAAAATCAGGTGATCCGACTCACTGCATTTTTAAATCCAGACCAATTCAAACAAGGAGCAGGCTACCAACTCCGTGCCTCCAAACCGGCTGTAGGATCAGGGAAGGTTTTTGGAAAAGGACTTTTCCATGGTGAGATGACGGAAGGAAGGATCCCACATGTTCCCGAATCAGGTACAGACTTTATCTTTGCTTCTTGGGCAGAACAAACTGGTTTTTTTGGAAGTGTCTTGTTATTATTCTTTTTGATGTCCATTCCCTTACGTGGGTTACAAATCAGTTTTGAAAGTAAGGACAGGTTTGGATCTCTCCTCGCAGCTGGGATTGTAGCGATGATTTTTTTCCATATCGCCATCAATGTTGGAATTGTAATCGGTCTCCTTCCTGTAACAGGTGTTCCACTGACTTTTATGAGTTATGGTGGATCCCATTTAGTGATGGCAATGACTGCCGTTGGAATCATATTATCGATTAAAAAACGTAAGTTTGCGAACTAA
- the mrdA gene encoding penicillin-binding protein 2, translating into MSQSASEFRLEASFRKRLYFFTGMIVFTLTAYILQLFNLQIVQGSENSLKAERFVRRSESIPADRGNIFDRNFLTPETSQPLVSNSASLDVILNTSLLKNDAKKVKEFIYKFCEALSIPIVYYEKELQESRLIKKIRSREPFVLLEGISREQQERILVLDNINRYVYLVSSPARVYHMGPALSHVTGYVGKPTTSDLQEKEIKTYQLIGKGGIESLYDTTLRGQDGFRIQKRNTEGNIEEERVIEHSVPGNNLILTIDRDMQIAAYKALKGVRGTVLAIKATTGEVLAMASNPSYDPNILSGKNKLERSNHFTRVTNNGGFLNLAIQSRFPPASTFKTLVGLAAMESEHKINFDPKQTFSCPASFTLKSTFKGVPDQVFYNWDKKNHGELNLAQALEKSNSVYFYQLGYKLGAEPILAYSRLFGLDKKTGIDLPGEATGFIPSSDWKKRTYGNKWFDGDTVNLSIGQGFISVTPIEMALFYMAVVNNGKIYKPYVVSEIRSPLDNSLIQKTEPTILRDIPLKKSTVEALKEGLYLVGYSGTASGVLNSPTLPEIAGKTGTAQTRRRGASSSNHAWFIGYAPVNAPVEKQILVAAFVEYGVGGAASAAPAAREVFKAAFPPGSFPRTDRSRAKTMEEEAPVEQEAF; encoded by the coding sequence ATGAGCCAGTCGGCATCTGAGTTTCGTTTAGAAGCAAGTTTTCGTAAACGATTGTACTTTTTTACAGGGATGATTGTATTTACGTTAACTGCGTATATTTTACAATTATTTAACTTACAGATTGTACAAGGGAGTGAAAACTCTCTCAAAGCCGAACGGTTTGTCCGTCGAAGTGAATCGATTCCTGCAGATCGTGGAAATATTTTTGATCGAAACTTTTTAACACCAGAAACAAGCCAACCTCTTGTATCTAATTCCGCATCTCTTGATGTGATTTTGAATACTAGTTTACTCAAAAACGATGCCAAAAAAGTTAAAGAGTTCATTTACAAATTTTGTGAGGCTCTTTCGATTCCGATCGTTTATTACGAAAAAGAATTACAAGAATCACGTTTGATTAAAAAAATCCGATCCAGAGAACCATTTGTTTTACTCGAAGGAATCTCCAGGGAACAACAAGAAAGAATTTTAGTTTTAGACAATATCAATCGGTATGTGTATCTTGTTTCTTCGCCTGCACGTGTTTACCACATGGGACCTGCCCTTTCGCATGTGACAGGTTATGTGGGAAAACCAACCACAAGTGACTTACAAGAAAAAGAAATCAAAACTTACCAATTGATTGGAAAAGGTGGGATCGAATCCCTTTACGACACAACACTTCGTGGCCAAGACGGATTTCGCATCCAAAAACGAAACACAGAAGGAAATATCGAAGAAGAACGTGTCATCGAACATTCAGTTCCAGGTAATAATTTAATCCTCACAATTGATAGGGATATGCAAATTGCTGCTTACAAAGCACTAAAGGGTGTTAGGGGAACAGTCCTAGCAATCAAAGCGACTACTGGCGAAGTTTTGGCTATGGCTTCCAATCCTTCCTATGATCCCAATATTTTGTCTGGTAAAAATAAACTCGAACGTTCCAATCACTTCACTCGTGTTACAAACAATGGTGGGTTTCTAAATTTAGCCATCCAGTCCAGGTTCCCACCAGCTTCCACATTCAAAACCTTGGTGGGACTTGCTGCCATGGAAAGTGAACATAAAATCAATTTTGATCCCAAACAAACCTTTTCTTGCCCAGCAAGTTTTACCTTAAAGTCAACCTTTAAAGGGGTTCCAGACCAAGTGTTTTATAACTGGGACAAAAAAAACCATGGGGAACTCAATTTAGCACAAGCACTTGAAAAATCAAATTCAGTGTATTTTTACCAACTTGGTTATAAATTAGGTGCTGAGCCAATTCTCGCCTACTCTCGGTTATTTGGTTTGGATAAAAAAACAGGAATTGATTTACCTGGAGAGGCTACAGGTTTTATCCCAAGTTCCGATTGGAAAAAAAGAACTTACGGTAACAAATGGTTTGATGGGGATACTGTCAACTTATCGATCGGACAAGGTTTTATATCAGTCACACCCATTGAGATGGCTTTGTTTTATATGGCAGTGGTGAATAATGGGAAAATATACAAACCGTACGTTGTGTCCGAAATTAGAAGCCCACTTGACAACTCTCTCATCCAAAAAACAGAACCAACTATCTTGCGTGATATTCCACTCAAAAAATCCACTGTGGAAGCATTAAAAGAAGGATTGTATTTGGTTGGGTATTCTGGAACTGCATCTGGTGTTCTCAATTCACCAACGTTACCAGAAATTGCAGGTAAAACGGGAACGGCACAAACAAGACGCAGAGGAGCATCATCCTCAAACCATGCTTGGTTCATTGGGTATGCACCTGTGAATGCACCTGTCGAAAAACAGATCTTAGTTGCAGCGTTCGTTGAATATGGAGTTGGTGGTGCAGCATCTGCTGCGCCTGCAGCAAGGGAAGTTTTTAAAGCAGCTTTCCCACCTGGATCTTTCCCACGAACCGATAGATCCCGTGCCAAAACTATGGAAGAAGAAGCACCAGTCGAACAAGAGGCATTTTAA
- the mreD gene encoding rod shape-determining protein MreD yields MILDKLFIIIGMLLAHFLNGSNVFELGNAIRPDFMVIFVVFFALRKGPMYGLWLGFFGGLLTDTALGGEIGGDNIVYYKIGLHSFSYAIIGYIVGKGLRSSYTENYISITIYVLGLTFVSRLITYLLFLMFFHSNHSYSFLYVSLYNAFLGPALFFLFSWAYRLDGDEVRQ; encoded by the coding sequence ATGATTTTAGATAAATTATTTATCATCATAGGAATGTTACTCGCTCATTTTCTAAATGGCTCCAATGTATTCGAATTAGGTAATGCAATCCGTCCTGATTTTATGGTCATTTTTGTAGTGTTCTTTGCACTTAGAAAAGGACCTATGTATGGACTTTGGTTAGGATTTTTTGGAGGCCTTCTCACCGATACTGCACTTGGTGGTGAGATTGGCGGTGACAATATTGTGTATTACAAAATTGGCCTTCATTCTTTTTCCTATGCAATCATTGGTTACATCGTGGGAAAAGGTCTTAGAAGTTCTTATACAGAAAATTATATCTCCATCACAATTTATGTTTTGGGACTTACCTTTGTATCAAGACTGATCACTTACTTACTTTTCTTAATGTTCTTTCACTCAAACCATAGTTATTCCTTTTTATATGTTTCACTTTATAATGCGTTTTTAGGGCCTGCATTATTCTTTTTATTCTCATGGGCATATCGATTGGATGGAGATGAGGTGCGGCAATGA
- the mreC gene encoding rod shape-determining protein MreC — MKWNRINQNDELFSLLFVFLFSFTSLIWNGNFMVRGIASFQGVGDFFSGSFDSFGSLIKSSYNKLESFERVREERDSCLNVMEEYRQLSKDVERLKAENAILRQELNFPLRSEYPSVRAEVLSVRLNAIYRTIIINKGSESGIKPYMPVVARALDEKGKFTEALVGKIIAVSKGSAVIQPIINSNFSMGVSIPGTNLWASLNGNSGRGTDVLLDYIDSGIVIDPKAIGNFPMGPNPPPTSTNTMFTEGFSKIGKAVFSSGGSGVFPPGIPVGTIIEEGPRNGSFKTAILRPFVEFDKLLHVIVLKKLPEKWREEWPAEKTIQIEGPYFGEIDFPKEKDYNKKEKKQGTQGFGNPSTFGTPNTGRTNQSSNPTAPSEPSPSPQNTEGPKEVNP, encoded by the coding sequence ATGAAGTGGAATCGCATCAATCAAAATGACGAATTGTTCTCCCTACTTTTCGTATTCCTGTTTTCCTTTACTTCCCTAATTTGGAACGGCAACTTCATGGTAAGAGGGATTGCCAGCTTTCAGGGTGTAGGCGACTTTTTTTCTGGGTCCTTTGATTCCTTCGGATCCCTCATCAAAAGTAGTTATAATAAACTCGAGTCCTTCGAACGGGTAAGAGAAGAGCGTGATTCTTGTTTGAACGTAATGGAAGAATACCGCCAACTCTCCAAAGACGTAGAACGCCTCAAAGCTGAAAATGCGATCCTCAGACAAGAGTTAAACTTTCCCCTCAGGTCCGAATATCCGTCGGTTCGTGCAGAAGTTCTCAGCGTTCGTTTGAATGCCATTTATCGTACCATCATCATCAACAAAGGGTCAGAATCTGGGATCAAACCTTATATGCCAGTCGTAGCACGTGCGTTAGACGAAAAAGGTAAATTCACCGAAGCCCTTGTTGGAAAAATCATTGCAGTTTCAAAAGGATCTGCGGTAATTCAACCCATCATCAATTCCAATTTTTCGATGGGAGTCTCAATCCCTGGAACCAATTTATGGGCTTCACTCAATGGAAACAGTGGTCGCGGAACAGATGTTTTGTTGGATTATATTGACTCAGGGATTGTGATTGATCCGAAAGCCATTGGCAATTTTCCCATGGGACCAAACCCTCCACCAACTTCGACAAACACTATGTTTACAGAAGGGTTTAGTAAAATTGGAAAAGCCGTATTTAGTTCCGGTGGATCGGGAGTTTTCCCTCCAGGCATTCCAGTGGGAACCATCATCGAAGAAGGACCAAGGAATGGTTCCTTTAAAACTGCCATCTTACGTCCGTTTGTTGAATTCGACAAATTATTACACGTGATTGTCTTAAAAAAATTGCCTGAAAAATGGCGAGAAGAGTGGCCTGCTGAAAAAACTATTCAAATTGAAGGGCCATACTTTGGTGAAATTGATTTCCCTAAAGAAAAAGATTATAATAAAAAAGAGAAAAAACAAGGAACACAAGGTTTTGGAAACCCAAGTACATTTGGTACACCAAACACAGGTCGTACGAATCAAAGCTCAAATCCTACGGCGCCTTCAGAACCTTCTCCTTCTCCCCAAAACACTGAGGGACCTAAGGAGGTGAATCCATGA
- a CDS encoding LEPBI_I2678 family protein, whose translation MKYAMQGNQDLNVIGPEDSHIFLDDEKIGESFIIKDVGFPKKDVVEKKTVRIEKTGYAPQVIELKKGTNKWIWGNFLFLLGAPIGFGIDYLSGVFESFTPLNIKADLIRDEKHKVDLNSPTQKKYKAVLDESSKIPVVITYSNLSAVNIEKLDEKGNVIPNANDEYTSIFQNQSNVKTLSPGTYRIKGIYQTSRRSGNTITTYTAKKAGEMILTIPGGGAGAFCGLIDKEKKATSFRFIHINEPSAKSLEGFLPRAQLSNRIAGSCDGIFGLQDLLTQ comes from the coding sequence ATGAAGTATGCTATGCAAGGAAACCAAGATTTGAATGTGATTGGACCAGAAGACAGTCATATTTTTCTTGATGATGAAAAAATTGGTGAATCCTTTATCATTAAAGATGTTGGTTTTCCCAAAAAAGATGTTGTAGAAAAAAAGACAGTACGGATCGAAAAAACTGGATATGCTCCGCAAGTTATCGAATTAAAAAAGGGAACAAATAAATGGATCTGGGGAAACTTTTTGTTTTTACTTGGAGCACCCATCGGATTTGGAATTGATTATCTATCAGGTGTTTTTGAAAGTTTTACTCCACTCAATATTAAAGCAGATTTAATCCGTGATGAAAAACACAAAGTTGATTTAAATTCACCAACTCAAAAAAAATACAAAGCGGTTCTAGATGAGTCATCAAAAATTCCGGTAGTGATTACATACTCGAATCTTAGTGCAGTTAATATTGAGAAATTGGATGAGAAAGGAAATGTAATTCCCAATGCTAACGATGAATACACAAGTATTTTTCAAAACCAATCCAATGTAAAAACATTAAGTCCTGGTACCTACCGAATCAAGGGTATCTACCAAACTTCTAGAAGAAGTGGAAATACGATTACAACCTATACGGCAAAAAAAGCTGGAGAAATGATTCTTACAATCCCTGGCGGAGGAGCTGGCGCATTTTGCGGTCTCATCGATAAAGAGAAAAAGGCGACATCCTTTCGTTTCATCCATATCAATGAACCTAGTGCGAAATCTTTAGAAGGATTTTTGCCAAGGGCTCAGCTTTCCAATCGCATCGCTGGTAGTTGTGATGGAATCTTTGGACTCCAAGACCTACTCACTCAGTAA